The sequence below is a genomic window from Mesorhizobium shangrilense.
AGCATGTTCATGTGACGCTCCATTCGGCCACGCACGTCGTGGCTGCCCGCAGGACGGTCTCGGCGGCCGGAAGTCGACATTTCTGACGCCATATTTTTTTTCGGCGGAAACAGCATCACGCTCAGAACGCGAAAGCGCGGGTGGCCTTCGCGCCGGCGCGCGCTATAGTTTCACCGGATGCCGAGCAATGGGCTCACTCACGACAACCAAGGAGAGATTCATGGACCGCACCGCAAACGCCGTCTGGAAAGGCAATCTGACGGAGGGGAAAGGCACGCTCGACACGCAGAGCGGAGCGCTGAAGGCAGCACCCTACTCGTTCAAGATGCGTTTCGAGGATGAAAGCGGCAAATCCGGCACCAACCCGGAAGAGCTGATCGCCGCGGCGCATGCCGGCTGCTACGCCATGCAGCTATCGCATTTCCTCGCCGAGAACGGTACCCCGGCCGCTGAGCTCAACGCCAAGGCGGTGGTCACACTGGTTCCCGGCACCGGCATTACGGGCAGCGCCCTGACGCTGACCGGCAAGGTGCCGGGCATCGACGCCGCCAAGTTCAAGGAACTGGCCGAAAAAGCCAAGGCGGAATGCCCGGTCTCCAAGGCACTCGGCGCCATCAAGGTTTCGCTCGACGCCAAACTCGTCTGACAAGCCGCTCAACAGCAAAGAGACGCCGGCCTTCGGGCCGGCGTTTTTGTGGCCTGTCTCGCCAAGCTCCCACAGGTCGAGCAGCGCCAAGCCCCCTGAAACGTCGATACAGGGCCGTTCTAGCTGCTTTCAGGGCCGCCTCGTCCAAGCCTCCCCTCTTTCTCGCACCTAGTTTGCGGCGCGCTTCCAAAGCGGGAGCGATACCGAGGGGGTCCGATGTTTCACCTGCAACTGTTCAAGACGCTGTCGGCGCTTGCCTCGGCGGGCTTCAATCCACGCGTCTATCTGCTGTCGATCGCGCTGGGCAAGACAACGACGGACCATCGGGACCTGAAGACGCCGCCCCGCGCGGGCAAGCATCAACCCTGAGGCACCATCGGACCTGACTTACTCCCCCCGGGGCTCAGTTTCCGGTCAGCGCGTCGATCCGCGCGCGCAGCGCTGCAACCTCTTCCTCAAGAGCCTGCACGCGAGCTTCGAGGTCCGAAGCCGGCGCTGGCGAGTGCATAGGAGCCGTAGCCGCCGGTATCTGCGGCGGTCCGCTCAGCAGATGGACATAGCGCTCCTCGCGCTGGCCGGGTGCACGCTCAAGCAACTGAACCAGCGGCGGCCTGCGGCTGGTCAGCAGGTCGAGTTCGGTGCGCACGCCGTCGATGGAGGAAAACTTGGCCATGCGCTCGGCCCGGGCCAGCAATTCATAGGCCGTCTGTGGGCCGCGCAGCAACAGCAACCCAACCAGCGCGATCTGCGGCGAGGTCATCGAAAAGCGCTGCGCGACGGTATGCTCATAGCGCTCGACGCGCGATCCAAAAACCTGCCTGACAAGGCCTTTCTGCTGGAGTTGGTTGAATGCTCGTCCAACCTCGGGAAGCTCCAGCGCCATCACCGGCTCGCGCGCCGTCTTCTGGTTGGCGGCGGCATGCGCGGAATTGAGCGTCAGCGGATAGACGTCCGGCGTCAGCTCCTTCTTCTCGATCAGGCAGCCGAGCACACGCGCTTCGATGGCGGAGAGAAGAGGAAGATCATCACTCATTGGGCTTACCTTGGGACTTACCTTGAAAAAACTCTGCCTCACGGCGATAGAAAGCCGTCGCGAGCTGACGATTGCGGGAATGCCGGTCCTCATCCCTGACCAGATCAGCCAGATTCATTTCGTGGTGGCCGTAGCGCACCTCAAGATAAGCAGCGATGTCGGCGGGGATAAGACCAACCCCCAACTCGCGCGTGTGGCTCTTCTGGTCGATCAGACGCCCGATCTCATCTCGCGCGCCGACGGGCATCTTGATCCCGCCGAGACATTCGACAAGGTTCATGGGCGGAAGTGCTGCGAATCCGTGCTGCTCCATCCAGTCCAGCGCCACCAACGGGCGGATGAGATAGAACAGCTTCTTCAGCTTGACCTCGCCTGAAAAACTGCCGGTCTTGGCGACATGCGAACGCGCAAGACCGAGATAGTGGCGCGAGACTTTTACCGGATCAACGATATCGGCCAAAAGGTCGAGAAGCCGCCGTCGGGACCCTTCGATTTCCTGATAGACGATCGCCGATTTTGCCCATTCGACGATGACGGCATTGCCGCCGAGCGCCAGGAGCAGGGCCTTGCGCAGATCCCACCCGCCGGCATCGATCTCGCCTTCGATGGGGAACTCGATGACATCGCGCGGTTGCTCCAGGACGAGGTGGTCCGACACCGGCCTGATATAGACGAAGCGGCAGTCATAGTCGCTGTCGGGCGACGGGAACCCCCAGGCGCGGCTGCCGCTTTCAATCGCGAACAGGATCGTCACGCCTTGGGTTCGCACCAGATCGAGGCGCGCGCGGATTGCCGCGACGGCCTCCGGCGAAAAATCAGCGGGTAGCGGCCATGTCATCCAATGCCTATAGCCGCGGCTGAACGCACCGTTCAACCCTCAACTTCGCGGTTTCGGTGACATTCGTCACGACCTGTCGCCGCCGGGCAAAGTCGCCGTCGAACCCGCCGCCACGGCGGATGCTGGCGGGATCAAGGGCGTTACCATCCGGCCCTCCTCCGCCTTGTAGAAATACTGGCTGGCCACCAGCCATCCCTTCAGCGGCCGCAGCGGCGGGATGCAGGTCAGAAGCATGAAGGGCAAGGTCGTGAAGAGATGCACCCAGTAGGGCGCTTCGAAGCGGACCTCGATCCAGAGCGCCAAGGCCACGCTCGGCACGCATGCAAAGCAGATCACGAAGAACGCCGGACCATCGGCGGGATCGGCGAACGAATAGTCGAGGCCGCAGACTTCGCACTTCTTGCGCAGCTTCAGGAATCCCTCGAACAAATGCCCCTCGCCACAGCGCGGACAACGCCCTCGTATGCCGGTTTCAATCGGTGAGAGGGGAGCCCATTCGCGATCCTGAACCATTTTTCCTTGTCCTTGTCCGCGGCGGCTGTGCCGAGGCCCGTTGCCGTTTCGCGGTCACTCGCCCGCATGTGACGGCAGGAATTTGCCTGGCCTTACAGCGCCATTGATTGCATAATGTATGTGGTTCATATGCATACATTGTCAAGAGAAATCCCTACAAGATCAAACCACCATCGACGATATGGCTGGCGACTGCGACAGAAGGTCCGCGACGATCCGCAGGCTGTCACGCAGTTCCTCCTCGTTCGCGGCCGCGCCAAGTCCCAGGCGGACAGCCTCGGGCGGCGACGCGATGGCGAAGGCGTCGCTTGCCACCACACCGATACCGGCCGAGCGGAGACGCGCGGTGAACTCTCCCCTTGTCCAGGGCCCGGCCAGCCGAAGCCAGGCGTGGAAGCCCTGCGGATCGGCCTGACCGAAGCCGGCGGGCAAGATAGCAGAGGCGATAACCTGCCGGCGGCGCGATTCCTCCCGGATCGCGGCAAGTACCGCGTCGGCGGTTCCATCCTCGATCCAGCGGGTCGCGATCGCGGCCGTCAGCGGCGAGGCCATGGAAGCGGTCGCCCTTATGGCGCCCGCCACCCTGGCCGCCGAGCGGCCGTCCGGCAACACCAGATAGGCAATCCGCAAGGCTGGAGAAAGGCATTTCGCCAGACCCGCGACATGATAGACAAGGTCCGGCGCAAGAGCGGCCAGCGGCGGCACGGGGTTGGCCGGCAACGCCCCATAGGCATCGTCCTCGATGATGGGCACCTGATGACGGCGGGCAATCTCTATCAGCGCCTTGCGACGCTGGAGAGGCAGGGTTGCCGTCGTCGGATTGTGGAGGGTCGGTGTGCAGTAGAGCGCTTTTGGCCGGTGTCGCGCGCACGCCGCCTCGAACCCTTCGGGAACAAGTCCGTGCTCGTCGATCGGTACTGCGACGAGATTGATCCTGAGATGCGCTGCAAGCGATCGGAAGCCGGGGTAAGTCAGGGCCTCCGTGCAGATCGTCTCACCCGGTGCGGCCAGTACGCCGGCGAGCGCCAGCAGCGCGCCCTGCGCTCCAGGGCAGACCAGGAGCCGCTCCTCCGGAATCGAACCGAGCCGCGCCGAAAGCCAGCGCGCGCCGGCGGCGCGGTCACGCCCGGTTCCGCCGGCCTCCTGATAGCGCAGGAGCAGGCCCAGCCCGTCGTCCGCCCGCAGATCGGCAATCCCATCCCACATCCGCGCGACCAGTCCGGCATCCTCGAACCGGGGCGGCAGGTTCATGCTCATGTCGACAAGACCAGTCGAGACAGTCCGTCCCTCGACGGGTCGCCGTGCCCGCACATAGGTGCCCTGCCCGACCCGCCCGTCGATCAAGCCGCGCCTGCGCGCCTCCGCATAGGCGCGGCTGACCGTGGTGAAATCGATCCCGAGGGCATCCGCCAGCGTGCGTTGCGGCGGCAATCTGGAACCGCCAGCCAGCCGGCCGGACACGATGTCGGCCGACAAGGCATCGGCAATGGCGAGGTAGACCGGCCCATCGCCCTTGCGGATCACCGGTGTCCATGAAGCCTGGTTGTCGTCCATCGTCTCGCCTCGCCATCCAAATGTATGGATATTGTATGTTGCGATGGGCTAACGCAAGGCCCGGCAACAGGCTGACGGTGGGAACACTGCCGGCGATGAACAATTCGGGCTTGCCGACATGACAGCCCCCGAAGACGGTCAAATGGTCGCCGTCAGACGCGCCGCTCCACCATCATCTTCTTGATCTCGGCGATCGCCTTGGCCGGGTTGAGGCCCTTGGGGCAGGTCTGCGCGCAGTTCATGATGGTGTGGCAGCGATAGAGCCGGAACGGATCCTCGAGATTGTCGAGCCGCTCGCCCTTGGCCTCGTCGCGGCTGTCGATCAGCCAGCGATAGGCCTGCAACAGCGTTGCCGGGCCGAGATAGCGGTCGCCGTTCCACCAGTAGCTCGGGCACGAGGTCGAGCAGCAGGCGCACAATATGCACTCATAGAGCCCGTCGAGCTTCTCACGATCCTCGTGGCTCTGCAGCCATTCCTTGGCCGGCTGCGGCGACACCGTCTTCAGCCAAGGCTCGATCGAGGCGTGCTGGGCGTAGAAATTGGTGAGATCAGGCACCAGGTCCTTGACCACCTGCATATGCGGCAGCGGATAGACTTTTACGGCGCCGGAAATGTCGTCGCAGCCCTTGGTGCAGGCCAGCGTGTTGGAGCCGTCGATGTTCATGGCGCAGGAGCCGCAAATGCCTTCGCGGCAGGAACGGCGCAAGGTCAGCGTCGGATCGATCTTGTTCTTGATCCACAGCAGCGCGTCGAGCACCATCGGACCGCAGTCGTCCATGTCGACGAAATAGGTGTCTATGCGCGGGTTCTCGTCATCGTCCGGCGACCAGCGGTAGA
It includes:
- a CDS encoding PLP-dependent aminotransferase family protein yields the protein MDDNQASWTPVIRKGDGPVYLAIADALSADIVSGRLAGGSRLPPQRTLADALGIDFTTVSRAYAEARRRGLIDGRVGQGTYVRARRPVEGRTVSTGLVDMSMNLPPRFEDAGLVARMWDGIADLRADDGLGLLLRYQEAGGTGRDRAAGARWLSARLGSIPEERLLVCPGAQGALLALAGVLAAPGETICTEALTYPGFRSLAAHLRINLVAVPIDEHGLVPEGFEAACARHRPKALYCTPTLHNPTTATLPLQRRKALIEIARRHQVPIIEDDAYGALPANPVPPLAALAPDLVYHVAGLAKCLSPALRIAYLVLPDGRSAARVAGAIRATASMASPLTAAIATRWIEDGTADAVLAAIREESRRRQVIASAILPAGFGQADPQGFHAWLRLAGPWTRGEFTARLRSAGIGVVASDAFAIASPPEAVRLGLGAAANEEELRDSLRIVADLLSQSPAISSMVV
- a CDS encoding succinate dehydrogenase iron-sulfur subunit; protein product: MVELTLPKNSQIKQGKTWPKPEGATNLREYRIYRWSPDDDENPRIDTYFVDMDDCGPMVLDALLWIKNKIDPTLTLRRSCREGICGSCAMNIDGSNTLACTKGCDDISGAVKVYPLPHMQVVKDLVPDLTNFYAQHASIEPWLKTVSPQPAKEWLQSHEDREKLDGLYECILCACCSTSCPSYWWNGDRYLGPATLLQAYRWLIDSRDEAKGERLDNLEDPFRLYRCHTIMNCAQTCPKGLNPAKAIAEIKKMMVERRV
- a CDS encoding OsmC family protein; the protein is MDRTANAVWKGNLTEGKGTLDTQSGALKAAPYSFKMRFEDESGKSGTNPEELIAAAHAGCYAMQLSHFLAENGTPAAELNAKAVVTLVPGTGITGSALTLTGKVPGIDAAKFKELAEKAKAECPVSKALGAIKVSLDAKLV
- a CDS encoding YceH family protein, whose amino-acid sequence is MSDDLPLLSAIEARVLGCLIEKKELTPDVYPLTLNSAHAAANQKTAREPVMALELPEVGRAFNQLQQKGLVRQVFGSRVERYEHTVAQRFSMTSPQIALVGLLLLRGPQTAYELLARAERMAKFSSIDGVRTELDLLTSRRPPLVQLLERAPGQREERYVHLLSGPPQIPAATAPMHSPAPASDLEARVQALEEEVAALRARIDALTGN
- a CDS encoding DUF983 domain-containing protein, translating into MVQDREWAPLSPIETGIRGRCPRCGEGHLFEGFLKLRKKCEVCGLDYSFADPADGPAFFVICFACVPSVALALWIEVRFEAPYWVHLFTTLPFMLLTCIPPLRPLKGWLVASQYFYKAEEGRMVTPLIPPASAVAAGSTATLPGGDRS
- a CDS encoding nucleotidyltransferase domain-containing protein — its product is MTWPLPADFSPEAVAAIRARLDLVRTQGVTILFAIESGSRAWGFPSPDSDYDCRFVYIRPVSDHLVLEQPRDVIEFPIEGEIDAGGWDLRKALLLALGGNAVIVEWAKSAIVYQEIEGSRRRLLDLLADIVDPVKVSRHYLGLARSHVAKTGSFSGEVKLKKLFYLIRPLVALDWMEQHGFAALPPMNLVECLGGIKMPVGARDEIGRLIDQKSHTRELGVGLIPADIAAYLEVRYGHHEMNLADLVRDEDRHSRNRQLATAFYRREAEFFQGKSQGKPNE